The Chlamydiota bacterium genome includes the window CTGGTGCACCAGAAGGAGGAGGGGGGGAGCCCGGAGACGACGCTCCTGTCGGACCGTCCGCTGCTCGCCGACATCGTGTTGTGGGCTGCGGCGGTGGGGGCGCTGCTCTGGATGGAGTGAACCGCGGCGGGGGCGCCGAACAACCGAACGACGAAGGATCCGACCGGATGAAGAAGACATGCGTGGTGACGGGGGGCGCCGGGTTTCTCGGCTCCCACCTCTGCGACCGCCTGTTGCGGGAGGGGTTCGCGGTCATCTGCATCGACAACCTCCTCACCGGGAGCGTGAGGAACATCGAGCATTTGGCGGGGAACGAGGCGTTCACCTTCATCAAGCAGAACGTCGCGGACTACCTCTACATCGCCGGCGACGTCCATTACATCTTTCACTTCGCCTCCCCCGCGAGCCCGATCGACTACCTCGAGTACCCGATCCCGACGCTCAAGGTCGGCGCGCTCGGCACGCACAAGACCCTCGGCCTCGCCAAGTCCAAGGGGGCCACCTTCATCCTCGCCTCGACCTCCGAGGTCTACGGCGACCCGCTCGTCCACCCGCAGCCGGAGACGTACTGGGGGAACGTCAATCCGATCGGTCCGCGCGGCGTCTACGACGAGGCGAAACGCTTCGCCGAGGCGATGACGATGGCGTACCACCGGTACCACCGCCTCGACACGAAGATCGTGCGCATCTTCAACACCTACGGGCCGCGGATGCGGATCCGGGACGGGCGGGTGGTCCCCGCCTTCATCTGGCAGGCCCTCCGCGGCGATCCGCTCACCGTCTTCGGCGACGGCTCCCAGACCCGCAGTTTCTGCTACGTCTCCGATCTGATCGAGGGGATCTTCCGGCTCGCGATGTCGCACCTCAACGATCCGGTCAACATCGGCAACCCGCGCGAGATGACGGTGAACGACTTCGCCCGCGAGATATTGCGCCTCACCGGGAGCCCGGGCCCGATCGTGTACCGCGAGCTCCCGGTGGACGATCCGAAGGTGCGGCAGCCCGATATCGGCAAGGCCCGGCAGCTGCTCGGGTGGGAGCCGCGGGTGCCGCTCGAGGACGGGCTGCGCGAAACGATCGCCTACTTCCGGACGGTGCTGGAGGAGGAGCAGGCGTCGGGGCGGCGCGGTTCGGGAGGCGGCGGACGATGAACAACGCGGGAACGCCGTCGCTCACGGTCTTCTTCCCCTGCTACAACGAGGAGGAGAACGTCGAGGCGCTCGCCGTCGAGGTGGACCGGGTCGTCGGGGAGATCGCCGACGACTACGAGGTGATCATCGTGGACGACGGCTCCACCGACCGCACCGGCGGGATTGCGGACCGGATCGCGCGGGAGCGGCCGCACGTCAGGGTCATCCACCACCCGCGCAACCTCGGCTACGGCACCGCCCTCCGGACCGGCTTCGCCGGCGCCCGGAAGGAGCTCGTCCTCTACACCGACGGCGACTGCCAGTTCGACATCCGCGATCTCCGCAAGCTCCTCCCCCTGATGCGCGAGGGGGTGGACCTGGTGGTCGGCTACCGTGAAAACCGGCAGGACCGGCCGCTCAGGAAGATCGTGTCGCGGGTCTACAACGCCATCATCCGCCTGATCTTCGGGCTGCGGGTCCGCGACATCGACTGCGCCTTCAAGCTCTTCAGGAGGTCGGTCTTCGACAAGGTCGAGATCCGCTCCGAGCGGTTCCTCGTGGACACCGAGATCCTGGTCAAGGCGAAGCGGGCGGGGCTCACCATCGTCGAGACCCCGGTGACGCACCTGCCCCGCACGCGCGGCGCCTCCAGCGTCTCCCCCCGCGACGTCTTCCGCACGCTCCGCGAACTCTCGCACCTCTGGCTCCATATCTTCATGGTGAACTGGAAGAAGCTGATCCTCAGCTCGCTGGTGAGTCTCGGCTTCATCGGGCTCTTCGTGCGGCACCTCGACTACCGTCTCTTCACCCGCGAGATCGGGAGGGCGGACAAGGGCCTGATCCTTCTCGGCCTCGCCGCGTACGGGCTCTCCTTCTGGTTCAGGAGCGTCCGGTGGAAACTCCTCCTCCTCCCCGAGGGGAGATTCCGGATCGGCGCGCTCTTCTCCGGGATCGTCATCGGCTTCATGGCCAACAACGTCCTCCCGGTGCGGATGGGGGAACTGGTGCGGGCCTACGACTTCGGCCGCAGGCAGCGCGTGTCGAAGAGCCTCTGCTTCGCCACGGTCGTCGTGGACAGGATGATGGACGGCCTGACGCTCATCGCCTGCCTCGCGGCGATCCTGATGTTCGCGAGCTTCCAGCCGATCGTGAACAGGATCTTCGTCCTCGGGCTCCTCACCTTCTTCTCGCTCTTCATCGTCCTCTTCTACCTCGTCGCGGGCAAGAGCCCCGGCAGGGAGACCGGGATCTACCGCGCCGTCGACAACCTCGGCCGGCGGTACCTGAAGACGGAGGGGCAGTTCGTGATCTCGAACTTCATACGGGGACTCGAGGCGCTCCTCCAGGAGCGGCTGATGCTCGCCGCCTTCGGCGTGTCGCTCCTGGTCTGGTTCGCCGAGGCGGGGATGTACGCCTGTTTCATCCGCGCCTTCGACCTCGTCCTGCCTGCCTGGGCCCCCCTCTTCGTGCTCTGCATCGTCAACCTCGGCCTGATCGTCCCGTCGATCGGCTACGTCGGGACGTTCGAATGGTTCTGCAAGGCGGCCCTCCTCCAGTTCGCGGCCTACGCCGTGGATCCCGCCCGGGCCGCCGGCTACTCGCTCGCCCTCCACGCGACGCAGTATATCCCCGTCACGCTCCTCGGGATCGTCTTCTTCATCCGCCACAACTTCGACGTCGTCAGGAGCCGTGACGAACTCCGCATCACGGAGCTGGGGGACTAGGGATGAGATGGGGCAGGTACCTCGGCTGCGCCGTCAGCGCCGTCATCATCGTCGTCATCGCCTTCACCCTGCGCGGCGAGTGGGGCAAGGTCGGCGAGAGCCTCCGCGGTTTCGACCCCCGCGTCCTCGGCCCCGCCGTGCTCCTGTACCTGTGCGGTTTCGCCCTCCGGGCCGTGCGCTGGCAGTGCATGCTCGCCCCGCTGAAGCGGATCGGCTTCAACAGCTCCTTCGTCGTGGTGATGATCGGGTTCATGGCCAACAACATCCTCCCGCTCCGCATCGGCGAGTTCGTGCGCGCCTGGGCCCTGAAGCGCAGGGAGGGCGTGAGCGGCAGCGCCGCGTTCGCGACCATCGTCGTCGAGCGGGTCTACGACGGCCTGACGCTGGTGGGGCTCTTCGTCTTCGTCCTCATCTTCAGCGCCGCCTCGCCCGAGGTGAAACGCTACGCCGCGTTGAGCGCGCCCGTCTTCCTCGCCGCCTACGGCATGCTCCTCTACGCGGCGTTCCATGAGGAGCGGGCGTCGCGGTTCCTCAAGCGGCTGTCCGGTCTCGCCCCGCGGGCGGCCCGCGCCCGCCTGGAGGCGCTCGTCGACGCGTTCATCCCCGGCCTGCGGTTCCTCTCCTCGTGGCGGAGCCAGGCGACCGTCGTCGCCCTCTCCCTCGCGACCTGGCTGATGGAGGGGTGCGTCTTCTGGATCGTGATGCGCGGCTTCGCGATGGAGGCCCCGTTCCACGCCGCCTTCTTCACCCTGGTGATCGTCAATATCGCGATCATGGTGCCCGCGGGGCCGGGCTACCTGGGCACGTTCGAGGCGGCGGCGGTCGTCGCGCTCGCCCCGTTCCGCGTCCCCGACAGCGCGGCGGTCAGCTACATCCTCGTGGTCCACCTCCTCCAGTACGTCTCCGTCACCGTCCTGGGGCTCTGGTTCATGAACGCGAGCGGATGGAGTTTGCGGGAGATCGAGGAGGCCGGGAAGGAATGAAGGCGGTCGTCATCGGCGGCGGGATCACCGGCCTGAGCGCCGCGTACGCCCTCGCGAAGCGGGGCGACGAGGTCACGCTGCTCGAGCGGGAGGGGCGGGCGGGGGGGCTCGCGGGGTCGTTCCGCGTCGGGGGGGTCTGGCTGGAGCGGTTCTACCACCACATATTCAAGACCGACACCGCGATCCTCGGCCTCATCGACGAGCTGGGCCTCTCCAAACGGCTTCTCTGGCGGCCGTCGTCGATCGGATTCTTCCACCGGGGGGCCGTGCACCCGTTCACCACGCCGTGGGACCTCCTCCGGTTCTCCCCGCTCCGCTTCGCCGATCGGGTGTGGCTCGGCCTCGCGGTCCGGCGGTTCCAGCGGATGGAGGAGTGGGAGGAGCTCGACGGCGTGACGTGCGCGGACTGGTTTTCGGCGCAGGTGAGCCCCGCGGCCTACCGGACGGTCTGGGAGCCGCTGCTGCGCCTCAAGTTCGGCGACGCCGCCGGCCGGATCCCCGCGTCGTGGATCTGGGGGAGGATACATCCGCGGGCCCGGTCGAGGAGCAGGGGGGGGATGCGGGAGGAGCTCGGCTACCTCGAGGGGGGATTCGAGCTGATGCTGGAGCGGCTGAAGGAGGCCCTCGCGAGGCGGGGGGTGCGGCTGCTCGAGGGAACGGCCGCCGAGTACATCATCAGCGAGCGGGACCGCGCCCGCGGTGTGGTCGCCGGCGGCCGCGAGCTGTTCTGCGACTCGGTCGTCTGCACCGCCCCGATCCCGGCGTTCCTCGCGATCGCCCCCCCGCTCCCGCGGGACTACGCCGATGCCCTGGCCGGGATACGCTACCAGGCGGCGGTCTGCCTGGTGCTCGAGTGCGCCGAAGGGGTGAGCCCGGTCTACTGGCTCAATATCAGCGATCCCGCCGTCACCTTCGGGGGGCTCATCGAGCACACCAACTTCGTCTCCCCGGCGCGGTACGGCGGGAGCAGGATCGTGTACCTGTTCAACTACGTGCGGGAGGACGATCCGCTGTTCAGGATGCCGGCGGAGGAGTACTACGCCTTCCACGAGGAGTCGTTGAAGCGTGTGAACCCCTCGTTCCGGCGGGAACAGGTGAAGGGGATGCGCCTCTTCCGGGCCCCGCACGCCACCGTCGTCTACACGCTCGGCTACCGGAAGGCGATGCCCCCGTTCGCCACACCGGTGAAGGGGCTCTACCTGGTCAACACCAGCCAGATCTACCCGTACGACCGCAACATGAACAACTGCGCGGCGCTCGGGGAGCGGTTCGTCTCCGAGACGATCCTCCCGCGCGCCTGATTTTGGCGGCGCCCCCATGACCAGAGCCATCGGCCTCTTTTCCGGAGGCCTCGACAGCATCCTCGCCGCCTGCGTGCTCGCGGAACAGGGGATCGAACTGACGGGGATCTGTTTCGAGACGCCGTTCTTCGGCGCCGGCCGCGCCCGCGAGGCGGCGCGGAAACTCGGGATCCCCCTCCGCGTGGAGGATATCACCGCCCCCCATCTCCTCGTGCTGAAGCGCCCGCGGCACGGCTTCGGCTCGGGGATGAACCCGTGCATCGACTGCCACACCCTGATGGTCTCCCGGGCCGGCGAGCTGATGCGGGAGGAGGGGTTCGATTTCGTCTTCACCGGCGAGGTGCTGAACGAGCGGCCGATGTCGCAGAACAGGAGGTCGCTGAAGATCGTCGAGACGCAGTCGGGGTGCGCGGGCCGCCTCCTGAGGCCCCTGAGCGCGCAACTCCTCGACGAGACGATCCCCGAGAAGGAGGGGAAGGTGGACCGGGCGCGCCTCCTCGGCATCTCCGGCCGCTCCCGGAAGCCGCAGATGGCGCTCGCCGAGAAGTTCGCGATCGCCGCCTATCCCCAGCCCGCCGGCGGATGTCTGCTGACCGATCCCGGCTTCGCCTCCCGCCTGAAGGAGCTTCGCGACCGGGAGGGGCTCGACGACGTCCGGGGGCTGCACCTGCTCAAAATCGGAAGGCACTTCCGCCTCCCGGGAGGGGGCAAGGCCGTCGTCGGGCGGAATGAGCGGGAGAACGCGCGGCTGGAGGAGCTCGCCCGAAAGGGGGACGCGCTGCTCCGGCCGAAGAATGTCCCCGGACCGGTCGTGCTCGTTCCCGGCGGGGCCGGCGCGGCCGACCTGGAGGAGGCCGCGCGCGCCTGCGCGCGTTACAGCGACGCGCGGGAGGAGGACGAGGTGCTGGTCGTCGTGGCGGCGGGGGGGGAGGAGATGACGCGTCGCGTCAGACGCCCCGCCCCCGCAGCCCTCCGGCTGATCCGCATCGGCATCTGACCGCGTGCGGACGTCTTCTTTGTTCCTTTCCCGGAGACGAGCGACGGCAATTGTGGTGCCGCGGGAGGGAATCGAACCCTCATGAGCGCGAGCTCACACGATTTTGAGTCGTGCGCGTCTGCCAATTCCGCCACCGCGGCGGGTGGTGCGGGCGTCTGTATGGTATCATACCGTTACGTCCCCCGGGAATCGCCATGAGACCCCAGATTGTCCGAAGAATCTGCCTCGTCGTCGCGGCATGCGCCGTCGCCGCCGGCGCCCTGTTCGTCGCCTTCGGTTTCGCCGCGCGCGCCCCCTGGTTCCTGGAGCAGGCGCGGACGCAGATCGAGCGGGGGGTCGGGCGCAAGGTCTCCTTCTCCTCCCTGGCGCCGTCCCTCTTCCCGGGGATCGGGGTGCGCGCCTTCGACTTCCGCCTCTACGAGAAGGACGGGCAAACCGCCTGCCTCGACGCGGAGAGGATCGCCCTCCGCGTCCGCCTCCTGCCGCTCCTCTGGAGAACGCTGCGCATCAAGACGGTGCGGGTGGACCGGCCCCGCCTCTCCCTGGTGCGGGACCGGGACGGCAGATGGAACATCGAGGACCTGATCGAGGGGAAGAAGGCCCCCGCCGCCGGGGCGGCCGCGGGTCGCCCCCCCGGGCCCTCGGCGCGGCCCCGCGTGACGATCGCCGCGCTCCGGGTGCGCGGCGGCCTCGTCACGGCGCGCGACGAGGCGACCGGGCGCGAGGCGGCGGTGCGCGATCTCGACCTCGTCGTCTCCCGCATCGCGGAGGGCGGGCTCCCGCACCTGCGCGGGGGGGGATCGTTCTCGGGCGTTCCGCTTGCCGTTCTCCTGGACGAAATCGAAGAGAGCAGGGCGCTGGGGGTGCGGGAGGGGCTCCTCTCGGGACGCTTCACGGTCGACGGGTGGACGGGGAAAAAACTCCTCTTCAGCGGCGACCTCCGTCTCTCAGGCCTCGGATACGAGATCCCGGGGATCTGGCGATCCCCCCCCGGGGGCGCCGATTTCGATCTTCGGCTGCGCGGGGAGGGGGCGGTGTCGGAAGACGGCTGGCGTTTCTCGCGCATCGCCGCGGACGGACTCGGCAAACGGCTGACGGGTGAGGCATCGTTCGATCCCGCGGCGGGCGGCGGCCCGACGGCGGTCGATTTCGCGGCCAGGTCGCTGCCGTGGGACGCGCTGGGCGAGCCGATCGGCGACGGGCGCGCGCTCGGGGGGGAGGCGTCGTTCGCCGGCGCGGTGAGGAGGGAAGCGGGGAGGCATTCGGCAGAGATCGAGCTGGACCTCTCGAAGAGCCGCATCGCGTACGGCGGGGTGCTCGACAAGGCCGCCGGGGCCGTCGCGACGCTGAAGCTCCCGCTCCTGTTCGGGGAAACCGGCGTCTCGTGGAAGGACGCCTCGGCGCGGCTCGGGACGGCGGAATTCCTCTCCGACGGAGAGGTCGCGACCGGGGCCCTGAAGGCGAGGATCAGATCGAGCGGCCTCGACCTCCGGGAGATCGGCGGCTTCATCGCGGGAGGCGCGGGCCTGTCGGGACGCGGCGATATGGATCTCCGTGTCGCCTGCGCGCGCGGGGCCCCGCTCCTGTCCGCGGAGGTCTCGGGGACGGTGAGGGTGCCGGACGGGGAATTCTCCGCGCCCTCCCTCCCGCACCCGCTCCGCTTCGACGCCGTCGTCTCCTGCGAGCCGGGGAGCGTCCGCCTGGGCCTGAACACCCTGAAAACCGGATCGAGCCTCGCCGAGGGGTACGTGCGCCTCGATCTGGCGGACCGGCCGGCGTTCGACTGCGAGCTCAACTGCCCCCGCCTCGACGGTTCCGACTTCGCCGCCGCCGGAACCTCGCGAGGCGGAACCGACGGGCGGGCCCGCCCCGGCGGACAAGCCCGCCCCGGCGCGGCGGAGGCGGCCGCTCCGCCCCTCCCCGCCCGCCCCGACGCCCGGCCGCCCGGCTTCCTGGAGCGGCTGGAGGGCCGCGGCAAGGTGTCCGTGGGCGAGCTCAAACTCGGGCGGCTCGTCGTTCGAAACGGGCGTGCGCGGGTGCGTCTCTCGAACGGCGTCGCGGCGCTCGAGGAGATCGTCCTCCCGTTCTACGGGGGGGAGGCGAACGGGACGGTTTCCTCGGCGATCCTCGATGAGCCCCCGCGCCACTCCCTCACCGCCGCCCTCAAGAACGTCGACCTCGAGCCGCTCCTCGCCGACATCTACGCGTACCCGCGCCGCCTCTCCGGCACGCTCTCCGCGGAGTGCGTTGCCCGCGGCGCCGGCGCGGGGTGGGAGGAGATCCGAACCGGATTCGCCGGGAACGGCCGCTTCTCCGTGAAAAACTGCGTGCTCCATTCCAACAGTCTCTTGAAGGGGCTGGCGCCGCTGATGCTGATGCTCGGCACCCAGGCCGACTGCAAGGAGTTCGTCGCGATGGGAAATCTCCTCCGCGCCTCCCCCTCGGAGATGCGCCTTTCGCGCTGCGAGGGGACCTTCGCCCTCGACGCCGACGGGTGGGGCACCGGCGATATGGTCATCGAGAGCGCCGACCCGAAGAACCCGCTTCGTCTGGCGATCGAGGGCGAGATGGGACTCGACGGCGTGCTGGGGTTCCTCGGCACCGCCTCCTTCCCGCGCGGCTCCGCGTACTACGCGCAGCTCGCCCCGTACTTCCCCGACGACGGCGGCTGGATCGCGCTCCCGTTCCCGGTGCCGATAGGGGGCACGCTCGGGGAGCCGCGCGTGGACGCCGACGCCGCCGCCGGGAGCGTCGCGCGGAGCGCGGCGGGGATCGGGAAGGCGCGCGTGCGCAAGGAGCTGGAGAAGAAGATCGACAAGGCGTTCGCCCCGAAGATCGAAACGGGAGAGGGGAAGGCGAAACCGTCCTCCGGTCTCGAGGAGGTCGGGAGGGAACTCCTCAAGGGCGGTTCCAAGCAACTCCTCAAACAGATGTTGAAACCGTGACCCCGCCCCGCCCCGCGCCGTTCCTTGCCGCCGCCGTCCTCGTCCTCGGCGCCCTCGTCGCCGGGTGCAGCATGGGCTCGCGCCGCATCCGGCCGGGCGACTATCCGTCAGACCCGCGCCTCGACTGCATCCTCGACGACCGCCACGTGCTGCTCTTCCTCGTCGACGGCTGCAGGGAGGATCTCCTGCGGGAGATGGTTGCGCGGGGCGAACTGCCGGCCATCCGGCGCTACCTTGTCGCGCGCGGCGCCTCCGCGGAATGCGCCGTCTCCACCGTCCCGTCCGTGACGAACGCCTGCATCGCTGCGGCGACCTGCGGCGTCTACCCGGGGCGCCTCGGCGCGCCCGGAAACCGGTGGTACGACCGCGACAAGTCCGAGCGGATCTCCGTCTTCGGGCTCCACGACTACTACCGCATCGAGGAGTACCTGTCGAGACCGACGATCTACGAGATCCTTTCCGACGAGCCCACGGTGGCGCTCTTCACCCGCTGCCCCCGGGGGAGCACGTACCATATCCCGTTCTACTACAACCTGATCGCGATGAAGTACTACCTCGCCGGGAACTGGGCGAAAGTCGACGAGGCGTTTCTCGGGGAGTTCGACGACCTGGTCGACTGCGCGAACCGGGACGGGGTCTTCCCGCGCTTCGCGTTCTTCCACCTGACCGGGTACGACTCCGTCGCGCACCGTGCGGGGCCGTTTTCCGCGGAGGCGAAGGCGCTCCTGAGGAATGTCGACCGCGGGCTGGGCAGGATCGCGGAGGCCCTGGAGCGCAACGGCGCCCTCGACCGGGTCTGCCTGATGCTGACGGCCGACCATGGGCACGTCGTGATGGAGAAAAAGAACTGCCTCCTTCTCGAGGAGTGGTTTCCCGCCCGCACCGGCCTCCCCGCGCTCGACCGGTACACCCGCATCGACCGTTCACACGATGCGCGGAAGAGGAGGCGTCTGTACGACCGTTTCGCCGTGATCGTCGCGAACAACGGACGAAACGCCGATCTGCACCTCCGGCGCAACCCCGCCGAAACCTGGATCCCCCCGGAGCGGATGGCCCCCTGGAACGAACGCCCCTCGTGGGAGGAGCTCAGGCACTACCCCGCGCCCCGCGGCCCCGTGGACCTGATCGAAGCCCTCCGGAGGGCGCCCGGCGTGGGGTTCGTGGCCGGCCGCCCCCGAAACGGGGAGATCGCGCTCTTCTCGCCCGGCGGGGAAAGCCGCATCCGGACCGTCGTGGAAGGCGGGGAGACGCGGTTCTCCTATGCCGTGGTCGAGGGCGACGACCCGCTCGGGTACGGGGGGACGGGGGCGGCCGCCTCGCTCTGCGACGGAAGGTTTCGTTCCTCGCGCGAGTGGCTGGAGGCGACCTGCGGCCTCGACTTCCCCGACATCGTCGCCCAGCTCCCCTCCTTATTCGAGGACCGGAGCCGCGGCGATCTGTACCTCGTCGCCGCGGACGGGTGGGATTTCGAAGAGACGAACATCTCGAGCCACGGCGGATTCCAGCGCGACGAGATGCGCATCCCCCTCCTCGTCGCGGGGCCGCGGATCCGGAAGGGGACGTTCGGCCCGGTGCGCCTGGTGGACCTCGTCCCCACGATCCTGGACTACCTCGGGCACGGGGACCGGGCGAGGCGGGACGGGTTGGACGGGGTGTCGTTTCTGGAGGAGATCTCCGCGCCGTGAAGAGAACGGTGTTGTTGCTGCCCTGCCTCCTCGCCCTGCTCTGCGGCTGCGGGACGGTCGTCCCGGGGGCCCGCTACCGGGTGAATGTGGACGACTACGCGTTCAGCGCTGACGGTGCGAGCGTCTTTTACCTCGAGGACCGTTTCCGCTTCTACCCGTTTCTTCTCGCCGCGCGGGAGGACCGTTTCCTGTACCGCTACGACCGGGAGAGCCGGCGGCACCGTTTCCTCGCCGAGACCGGCGCCTTCTCCGTCTCCCCGCATGCCCCCTTCGTCCTCTGCGCGCCTGAATGGGGGAGGAGGTTCGACAACCGGGCAACGGTCCCGGATTTTCAGATCATCGACGCGGCGCGCGGCACGCGGCGCGGTTTCTCGATGCCGGAGGGGTTCGACGACGGCTACCTTGCGTACGCCTTCGCGCACGTCGTCTGGAGCCGGGAGGGGCCCGCGACGGCGTGGGTCCAGTTCTACTACCTGCCGGGCGCGCGCCCCTCGCCCTGGCGCCGGTGCGGACGCCCGAGGCACGACTGGCGCCGCGAGCTCTGGAGGGTCGTCGTGGATCCCGCGCGGAAGGACGGCGCGGTCGCCGACGCGTCGCCCTGCCCCGCCCACGCCGTTCCCCGCGCGGTCTGGCGGGCCATGCGGGATGAGAAAGCGGTCTCGCCCGACGGAACGGCCGAGCTCCTGTACACGCGTTACGTGGGCCGCATGCGCTTCAACACGACGCTCGCGATCGTCTCGGAGGGGGGAGGGGAGCGGGAGTACGTCGTCAGGGAGCATGCCGTGCTCAACTGGGGACAGGCGGGGTACTACACGCTCCTGTACGTGCTTTCCGCCCCCGTCTTCGGCGTCAACAGCCTGTTGAACGGCGCGGGGGGCGCGTCATGAGGCGGTGCATCGCGGCGCTTGTCTTCCTGCCCGCGGCGCTCTGTCCGCCCGATGCGCCCGCGCGCATCGAGCTGCTCCTGATGGAGCAGGCCCGCGGACTGCGACCGCCGCCGCTGGAGCCCGAGATACGGTTCCGGGGCACCCCGTTCGGACACATGGCGCTCTACGTCGAGAGCGCGGCGCGCGACGCGGAGGGGGTGCTGCGCCAGGCCCGCCCCGGGGAGCGCGGGGGGCTCGTCCTCACGGTGGACAAGGAGCTCCGCGACTCCTTCTTCACCGCCTATACGCGGGAGGAGTTCTTCTACGGCCCCCTCGACCCCGAGAACCTCCCGGCCGCCCTGTCGCGCGGGGATATCGAGAAGGCGCTCGAGGAGTTCAACCGGAACTATGGGCATCTGTACAACCGGGGGCCCGGCGTCTCCGGCCTCGGCCAGGACTACGGCACGCTGTTCGTCCGGGGCATCCGGGGGTTCGTCTACCCCACGACGCGCCGCGAGGAGGCGGCCATCATCGAGCAGTGGCGGGAGCAGCGTCACGACACCTTCGTTCCGATGACCAACAACTGCGTCACCACGGTCATCAGGGCGATGAACCGCGCGGGGCTCGATCGCCGCGACTTCTTCATCCGCGGGCTCGCCCCGTACAACGCCTGGACCTACTTCGTCAGGAGACTCCTCTGGGCCCCCCCCTGCGCACGGGCGCCCAACGGCGCCTTCCTCCGCCGCGACGGGGCGTACCTGACGCACTATCCGCAGATACCCTCGGACGCCGTCCGGCCGGCGGGGCGCCCGTTCAACGTCTACTCCCTCCAGAACCTCGAGTACCTGGTCTGGGCGGGTCCGCACGGATCCGCCGCCCTCCCCAGCGACGCGCCGGTGTCGTACCGCGGCTATCCGTCGGGGAAGGAGAAGACGGCCGGGGCGGGGCCGCGCCGCGGGGCCGCGGCGGGGATCCGCTGGGCCGTTTCGCAGCCGGAGGAGTTTCTGCGCCTCTGGATCCAGTCGTTCAAGGGGTTCTGGTATCTGGCCGGGGGTTGAGTCCGCAGCCGCGGCATGCGGCATGCGGTGCGGCGGGAGGTCGGGCCTCTGATCGTTCCGGAACGAACCGGGGCCGGCCGATTCCGGGAGAGGGGATCTCCGCGACGCCTGCGCCGCACCGATGCGGAGAAAGACAGGGGAGGGGGGGGACGTGGAGATTCTGCTCGGCATCTGCCTCGGGATCGGCCTGGCCGCGGCGTGCGGCTTCAGGGTGTTCGTGCCCCTGCTCGTCATGAGTATCGCCTCGCGCACGGGGCACCTTGCGTTGGGGAGCGGCTTCGAGTGGATCGGGAGCGTCCCGGCCCTCGTCATGTTCGCGGTCGCCGCGGTGGTCGAGCTCGCCGCCTACCTCGTCCCGTGGCTTGACAACGCCCTCGATTCGGTCGCGACCCCGGCCGCGGTGATCGCCGGCACTGTGGCGATGGCCGCATGCGTATCGGGGGCGAGCCCGCTTCTCACCTGGACGCTCGCGGTCGTGGCGGGCGGGGGCGCGGCGGGGATCGTGCAGGGGATGACCGTCGTCGCGCGCGGGGCGTCGAGCGCGACCACCGGCGGCGCCGGTAATCCGGCCGTCTCGACCGCGGAGGCGGGCGGATCGGTGTTCGTCTCCGTTCTCGCCGTCGCCGTGCCTGTCGTCGCGGGCCTCGCCGTCATCCTGCTCCTCGCCTATGCGTTCCTGAGGATCGGCGGGGGGGTCCGGCGCCGGCGGGAGGCGCGGGGATGACGAGGGTCCCCGGCGCCGTGAACAGCCCGCAAGAGAACGGGAACGGAGGGATCCTCGTCGCGCGCATCCTCGCCGGGGAGGCGCGCGCCGGGACACGGGGG containing:
- a CDS encoding DUF4126 domain-containing protein, with translation MEILLGICLGIGLAAACGFRVFVPLLVMSIASRTGHLALGSGFEWIGSVPALVMFAVAAVVELAAYLVPWLDNALDSVATPAAVIAGTVAMAACVSGASPLLTWTLAVVAGGGAAGIVQGMTVVARGASSATTGGAGNPAVSTAEAGGSVFVSVLAVAVPVVAGLAVILLLAYAFLRIGGGVRRRREARG
- a CDS encoding AsmA family protein, which translates into the protein MRPQIVRRICLVVAACAVAAGALFVAFGFAARAPWFLEQARTQIERGVGRKVSFSSLAPSLFPGIGVRAFDFRLYEKDGQTACLDAERIALRVRLLPLLWRTLRIKTVRVDRPRLSLVRDRDGRWNIEDLIEGKKAPAAGAAAGRPPGPSARPRVTIAALRVRGGLVTARDEATGREAAVRDLDLVVSRIAEGGLPHLRGGGSFSGVPLAVLLDEIEESRALGVREGLLSGRFTVDGWTGKKLLFSGDLRLSGLGYEIPGIWRSPPGGADFDLRLRGEGAVSEDGWRFSRIAADGLGKRLTGEASFDPAAGGGPTAVDFAARSLPWDALGEPIGDGRALGGEASFAGAVRREAGRHSAEIELDLSKSRIAYGGVLDKAAGAVATLKLPLLFGETGVSWKDASARLGTAEFLSDGEVATGALKARIRSSGLDLREIGGFIAGGAGLSGRGDMDLRVACARGAPLLSAEVSGTVRVPDGEFSAPSLPHPLRFDAVVSCEPGSVRLGLNTLKTGSSLAEGYVRLDLADRPAFDCELNCPRLDGSDFAAAGTSRGGTDGRARPGGQARPGAAEAAAPPLPARPDARPPGFLERLEGRGKVSVGELKLGRLVVRNGRARVRLSNGVAALEEIVLPFYGGEANGTVSSAILDEPPRHSLTAALKNVDLEPLLADIYAYPRRLSGTLSAECVARGAGAGWEEIRTGFAGNGRFSVKNCVLHSNSLLKGLAPLMLMLGTQADCKEFVAMGNLLRASPSEMRLSRCEGTFALDADGWGTGDMVIESADPKNPLRLAIEGEMGLDGVLGFLGTASFPRGSAYYAQLAPYFPDDGGWIALPFPVPIGGTLGEPRVDADAAAGSVARSAAGIGKARVRKELEKKIDKAFAPKIETGEGKAKPSSGLEEVGRELLKGGSKQLLKQMLKP